A single region of the Raphanus sativus cultivar WK10039 chromosome 1, ASM80110v3, whole genome shotgun sequence genome encodes:
- the LOC108812143 gene encoding LEAF RUST 10 DISEASE-RESISTANCE LOCUS RECEPTOR-LIKE PROTEIN KINASE-like 1.2 isoform X1, with translation MTPSFSYTSLHRIFLTFILLATQTFSLDTKFKACEPKSCGKGPEISFPFYLSGKQQPFCGYPSFELTCDDVLELPVLGIAGESYLIKNMSYEKQRLQVVNSRSSHDPCPSPMHNLTLHRTPFSVIPSDINFSILYNCSGNLWEDFTTYPLTCSGSSNTSLRSFGVFQRKITPGTEITFASGSCQKQVDVPVSASVESDVHLFLTMTYAEILKRGFAMNWTAHSCVRCNSSGGRCGTDDKEFVCLCPDGPSIHNTCRKGGRGIDWKLKIVISVVAVTVGLAVASIGWFVYHRRKTKSYRTSSTLLPKNISSEPSSKSSDIEKAEELLVGVRLFSYDELVEATSNFDPSKELGDGGFGTVYYGKLKDGRSVAVKRLYDNNFKRAEQFRNEVEILTGLRHPNLVSLFGCSSKQSRELLLVYEYVANGTLADHLHGPQANPSSLPWSIRLKIAVETASALKYLHASKIIHRDVKSNNILLDQNFNVKVADFGLSRLFPMDKTHVSTAPQGTPGYVDPDYHLCYQLSKKSDVYSFAVVLMELISSLPAVDITRTRQEINLSNMAVVKIQSHKLHEMVDPSLGFDTDTRVKETVIAVAELAFQCLQSDKDLRPCMSHVMETLTRIQNNGFGGSNMDDRDKSGPLAVQSPNSVIVKWDSK, from the exons ATGACTCCAAGTTTCTCCTACACATCCCTTCACAGAATCTTCCTCACTTTCATTCTATTAGCAACTCAAACCTTCTCTCTCGATACAAAGTTTAAGGCCTGTGAGCCCAAATCATGCGGCAAAGGTCCCGAGATCTCCTTTCCATTCTACCTATCAGGCAAGCAACAACCCTTTTGCGGCTATCCAAGCTTCGAACTCACTTGCGACGATGTCCTAGAGCTCCCTGTTCTCGGGATCGCCGGTGAGAGTTACCTCATCAAGAACATGTCATACGAGAAACAACGGCTACAGGTCGTGAACTCAAGGTCGTCTCACGATCCATGTCCGAGCCCTATGCATAATCTTACCCTCCACAGGACTCCTTTCTCGGTGATCCCCTCTGATATCAATTTCTCCATCCTCTACAATTGCTCTGGCAACCTGTGGGAGGATTTCACCACATACCCTCTTACTTGTTCTGGCAGCAGCAACACGAGTCTTCGATCTTTCGGGGTCTTCCAGAGGAAAATTACTCCGGGAACAGAGATTACTTTTGCGTCCGGATCGTGCCAGAAGCAAGTCGATGTTCCTGTTTCAGCTAGTGTCGAGTCTGATGTGCACCTGTTTTTAACAATGACTTACGCCGAGATTTTGAAGAGAGGTTTTGCTATGAACTGGACTGCGCACAGTTGCGTCCGATGCAATAGCAGTGGCGGGCGGTGTGGAACTGATGATAAGGAGTTCGTTTGCTTGTGTCCTGATGGACCTAGCATTCATAATACTTGCAGGAAGG GTGGACGTGGTATCGATTGGAAGTTAAAGATTGTCATAA GTGTTGTAGCAGTAACAGTGGGATTAGCGGTAGCGAGCATAGGTTGGTTTGTGTACCATCGTAGAAAAACAAAAAGCTACAGAACTTCTTCAACGTTGCTTCCAAAAAACATATCCTCAGAACCATCTTCAAAGTCTTCAGACATTGAGAAAGCAGAGGAGTTATTAGTAGGTGTTCGTCTTTTCTCGTACGACGAACTCGTAGAAGCCACCAGTAACTTCGACCCATCTAAAGAACTAGGTGATGGAGGCTTTGGTACTGTCTACTACGGCAAGCTTAAAGATGGAAGAAGCGTAGCCGTCAAACGGTTGTACGATAACAACTTCAAAAGAGCAGAGCAATTCAGGAACGAGGTTGAGATTTTAACGGGATTACGCCATCCAAACCTCGTGTCTCTCTTTGGATGCTCGTCTAAACAGAGTCGGGAGTTGTTGCTAGTGTACGAGTATGTTGCAAACGGCACGTTAGCTGATCATCTACATGGTCCACAGGCTAATCCGAGCTCGCTTCCTTGGTCCATCCGGCTCAAGATCGCTGTTGAAACAGCCTCTGCTTTGAAGTATCTCCACGCCTCCAAGATCATCCACCGTGATGTTAAGTCCAATAACATCCTACTCGACCAAAACTTTAATGTCAAG GTTGCGGATTTTGGACTTTCAAGACTGTTTCCAATGGATAAAACACACGTATCAACCGCTCCACAAGGAACTCCAGGCTATGTTGATCCAGATTACCATCTATGCTATCAACTCTCCAAGAAAAGCGACGTGTACAGCTTCGCGGTAGTGCTGATGGAGCTTATCTCCTCGCTTCCAGCCGTAGACATCACAAGAACGCGCCAAGAGATCAATCTCTCGAACATGGCAGTCGTTAAAATACAGAGCCACAAACTCCACGAAATGGTGGACCCTTCCCTCGGGTTTGACACGGATACAAGGGTGAAAGAGACGGTCATCGCAGTCGCTGAGCTTGCGTTCCAATGCTTGCAGTCAGATAAAGATCTTAGGCCGTGTATGTCCCACGTGATGGAGACGTTGACGAGGATACAGAACAATGGGTTTGGTGGTTCGAATATGGATGATAGAGATAAGAGTGGACCGTTGGCTGTACAGTCTCCTAATAGTGTAATAGTGAAATGGGACAGTAAGTAA
- the LOC108812143 gene encoding LEAF RUST 10 DISEASE-RESISTANCE LOCUS RECEPTOR-LIKE PROTEIN KINASE-like 1.2 isoform X3 gives MTPSFSYTSLHRIFLTFILLATQTFSLDTKFKACEPKSCGKGPEISFPFYLSGKQQPFCGYPSFELTCDDVLELPVLGIAGESYLIKNMSYEKQRLQVVNSRSSHDPCPSPMHNLTLHRTPFSVIPSDINFSILYNCSGNLWEDFTTYPLTCSGSSNTSLRSFGVFQRKITPGTEITFASGSCQKQVDVPVSASVESDVHLFLTMTYAEILKRGFAMNWTAHSCVRCNSSGGRCGTDDKEFVCLCPDGPSIHNTCRKGNQVLHQRLIDSLTLSHVGVVAVTVGLAVASIGWFVYHRRKTKSYRTSSTLLPKNISSEPSSKSSDIEKAEELLVGVRLFSYDELVEATSNFDPSKELGDGGFGTVYYGKLKDGRSVAVKRLYDNNFKRAEQFRNEVEILTGLRHPNLVSLFGCSSKQSRELLLVYEYVANGTLADHLHGPQANPSSLPWSIRLKIAVETASALKYLHASKIIHRDVKSNNILLDQNFNVKVADFGLSRLFPMDKTHVSTAPQGTPGYVDPDYHLCYQLSKKSDVYSFAVVLMELISSLPAVDITRTRQEINLSNMAVVKIQSHKLHEMVDPSLGFDTDTRVKETVIAVAELAFQCLQSDKDLRPCMSHVMETLTRIQNNGFGGSNMDDRDKSGPLAVQSPNSVIVKWDSK, from the exons ATGACTCCAAGTTTCTCCTACACATCCCTTCACAGAATCTTCCTCACTTTCATTCTATTAGCAACTCAAACCTTCTCTCTCGATACAAAGTTTAAGGCCTGTGAGCCCAAATCATGCGGCAAAGGTCCCGAGATCTCCTTTCCATTCTACCTATCAGGCAAGCAACAACCCTTTTGCGGCTATCCAAGCTTCGAACTCACTTGCGACGATGTCCTAGAGCTCCCTGTTCTCGGGATCGCCGGTGAGAGTTACCTCATCAAGAACATGTCATACGAGAAACAACGGCTACAGGTCGTGAACTCAAGGTCGTCTCACGATCCATGTCCGAGCCCTATGCATAATCTTACCCTCCACAGGACTCCTTTCTCGGTGATCCCCTCTGATATCAATTTCTCCATCCTCTACAATTGCTCTGGCAACCTGTGGGAGGATTTCACCACATACCCTCTTACTTGTTCTGGCAGCAGCAACACGAGTCTTCGATCTTTCGGGGTCTTCCAGAGGAAAATTACTCCGGGAACAGAGATTACTTTTGCGTCCGGATCGTGCCAGAAGCAAGTCGATGTTCCTGTTTCAGCTAGTGTCGAGTCTGATGTGCACCTGTTTTTAACAATGACTTACGCCGAGATTTTGAAGAGAGGTTTTGCTATGAACTGGACTGCGCACAGTTGCGTCCGATGCAATAGCAGTGGCGGGCGGTGTGGAACTGATGATAAGGAGTTCGTTTGCTTGTGTCCTGATGGACCTAGCATTCATAATACTTGCAGGAAGGGTAACCAAGTGCTGCATCAACGTCTTATTGATTCTCTCAC TCTGTCCCACGTAGGTGTTGTAGCAGTAACAGTGGGATTAGCGGTAGCGAGCATAGGTTGGTTTGTGTACCATCGTAGAAAAACAAAAAGCTACAGAACTTCTTCAACGTTGCTTCCAAAAAACATATCCTCAGAACCATCTTCAAAGTCTTCAGACATTGAGAAAGCAGAGGAGTTATTAGTAGGTGTTCGTCTTTTCTCGTACGACGAACTCGTAGAAGCCACCAGTAACTTCGACCCATCTAAAGAACTAGGTGATGGAGGCTTTGGTACTGTCTACTACGGCAAGCTTAAAGATGGAAGAAGCGTAGCCGTCAAACGGTTGTACGATAACAACTTCAAAAGAGCAGAGCAATTCAGGAACGAGGTTGAGATTTTAACGGGATTACGCCATCCAAACCTCGTGTCTCTCTTTGGATGCTCGTCTAAACAGAGTCGGGAGTTGTTGCTAGTGTACGAGTATGTTGCAAACGGCACGTTAGCTGATCATCTACATGGTCCACAGGCTAATCCGAGCTCGCTTCCTTGGTCCATCCGGCTCAAGATCGCTGTTGAAACAGCCTCTGCTTTGAAGTATCTCCACGCCTCCAAGATCATCCACCGTGATGTTAAGTCCAATAACATCCTACTCGACCAAAACTTTAATGTCAAG GTTGCGGATTTTGGACTTTCAAGACTGTTTCCAATGGATAAAACACACGTATCAACCGCTCCACAAGGAACTCCAGGCTATGTTGATCCAGATTACCATCTATGCTATCAACTCTCCAAGAAAAGCGACGTGTACAGCTTCGCGGTAGTGCTGATGGAGCTTATCTCCTCGCTTCCAGCCGTAGACATCACAAGAACGCGCCAAGAGATCAATCTCTCGAACATGGCAGTCGTTAAAATACAGAGCCACAAACTCCACGAAATGGTGGACCCTTCCCTCGGGTTTGACACGGATACAAGGGTGAAAGAGACGGTCATCGCAGTCGCTGAGCTTGCGTTCCAATGCTTGCAGTCAGATAAAGATCTTAGGCCGTGTATGTCCCACGTGATGGAGACGTTGACGAGGATACAGAACAATGGGTTTGGTGGTTCGAATATGGATGATAGAGATAAGAGTGGACCGTTGGCTGTACAGTCTCCTAATAGTGTAATAGTGAAATGGGACAGTAAGTAA
- the LOC108812143 gene encoding LEAF RUST 10 DISEASE-RESISTANCE LOCUS RECEPTOR-LIKE PROTEIN KINASE-like 1.2 isoform X2, translated as MSISLHLLTYFLFSVAGFPSCFSADPQYEKCRSPLRCGYGPSVFPDIITYPFWGDNIDKPKFCGHKDFELTCKDDQNLSIEINNLSFHVSSANLDNKTITVVDESLFEGRCPKMLNFTGDDRFTLNPTTETIDLFNCSSGDQSRAVSNITCGESNIAEPVTYHYFGSSSYAHSCSRVGKIPISTSAKNTLLQYSVSNLTIALEKGFELRFNIDDQVCRGCSNSSGICGSESESGNFRCLCSDKPHDRSCNDNKGGRGIDWKLKIVISVVAVTVGLAVASIGWFVYHRRKTKSYRTSSTLLPKNISSEPSSKSSDIEKAEELLVGVRLFSYDELVEATSNFDPSKELGDGGFGTVYYGKLKDGRSVAVKRLYDNNFKRAEQFRNEVEILTGLRHPNLVSLFGCSSKQSRELLLVYEYVANGTLADHLHGPQANPSSLPWSIRLKIAVETASALKYLHASKIIHRDVKSNNILLDQNFNVKVADFGLSRLFPMDKTHVSTAPQGTPGYVDPDYHLCYQLSKKSDVYSFAVVLMELISSLPAVDITRTRQEINLSNMAVVKIQSHKLHEMVDPSLGFDTDTRVKETVIAVAELAFQCLQSDKDLRPCMSHVMETLTRIQNNGFGGSNMDDRDKSGPLAVQSPNSVIVKWDSK; from the exons ATGTCCATCTCTCTTCACCTCCTCACCTACTTCCTCTTCTCCGTCGCTGGCTTCCCGTCGTGCTTCTCCGCCGATCCTCAGTATGAGAAGTGTCGATCACCCCTGAGATGCGGATACGGACCGTCGGTGTTCCCGGACATCATCACTTACCCATTTTGGGGAGATAATATCGACAAACCCAAATTCTGCGGCCACAAAGATTTCGAGCTTACCTGCAAGGATGATCAGAATCTATCCATAGAGATAAACAACCTCAGTTTTCACGTTAGTTCCGCGAATCTGGATAATAAGACAATCACCGTAGTCGATGAGAGCTTGTTCGAAGGTCGCTGCCCAAAGATGTTGAACTTCACGGGGGATGATAGGTTCACGTTAAACCCTACAACCGAGACCATCGATCTATTCAACTGCTCTTCAGGTGACCAGAGCCGAGCTGTGTCAAACATTACTTGCGGAGAAAGCAACATCGCGGAACCGGTTACATATCATTACTTTGGATCGTCTAGTTATGCCCACAGTTGTAGCAGGGTTGGAAAAATTCCGATATCTACGTCTGCTAAGAACACTCTCCTTCAGTACTCTGTCTCGAATTTGACGATTGCTTTGGAAAAAGGGTTCGAATTGAGGTTCAATATAGACGATCAAGTTTGCCGAGGTTGTTCTAATTCCAGTGGGATTTGTGGCTCGGAGTCAGAGTCGGGAAACTTCCGGTGTCTGTGTTCAGACAAGCCTCACGATCGCTCATGTAACGACAACAAAG GTGGACGTGGTATCGATTGGAAGTTAAAGATTGTCATAA GTGTTGTAGCAGTAACAGTGGGATTAGCGGTAGCGAGCATAGGTTGGTTTGTGTACCATCGTAGAAAAACAAAAAGCTACAGAACTTCTTCAACGTTGCTTCCAAAAAACATATCCTCAGAACCATCTTCAAAGTCTTCAGACATTGAGAAAGCAGAGGAGTTATTAGTAGGTGTTCGTCTTTTCTCGTACGACGAACTCGTAGAAGCCACCAGTAACTTCGACCCATCTAAAGAACTAGGTGATGGAGGCTTTGGTACTGTCTACTACGGCAAGCTTAAAGATGGAAGAAGCGTAGCCGTCAAACGGTTGTACGATAACAACTTCAAAAGAGCAGAGCAATTCAGGAACGAGGTTGAGATTTTAACGGGATTACGCCATCCAAACCTCGTGTCTCTCTTTGGATGCTCGTCTAAACAGAGTCGGGAGTTGTTGCTAGTGTACGAGTATGTTGCAAACGGCACGTTAGCTGATCATCTACATGGTCCACAGGCTAATCCGAGCTCGCTTCCTTGGTCCATCCGGCTCAAGATCGCTGTTGAAACAGCCTCTGCTTTGAAGTATCTCCACGCCTCCAAGATCATCCACCGTGATGTTAAGTCCAATAACATCCTACTCGACCAAAACTTTAATGTCAAG GTTGCGGATTTTGGACTTTCAAGACTGTTTCCAATGGATAAAACACACGTATCAACCGCTCCACAAGGAACTCCAGGCTATGTTGATCCAGATTACCATCTATGCTATCAACTCTCCAAGAAAAGCGACGTGTACAGCTTCGCGGTAGTGCTGATGGAGCTTATCTCCTCGCTTCCAGCCGTAGACATCACAAGAACGCGCCAAGAGATCAATCTCTCGAACATGGCAGTCGTTAAAATACAGAGCCACAAACTCCACGAAATGGTGGACCCTTCCCTCGGGTTTGACACGGATACAAGGGTGAAAGAGACGGTCATCGCAGTCGCTGAGCTTGCGTTCCAATGCTTGCAGTCAGATAAAGATCTTAGGCCGTGTATGTCCCACGTGATGGAGACGTTGACGAGGATACAGAACAATGGGTTTGGTGGTTCGAATATGGATGATAGAGATAAGAGTGGACCGTTGGCTGTACAGTCTCCTAATAGTGTAATAGTGAAATGGGACAGTAAGTAA